A window of Zingiber officinale cultivar Zhangliang chromosome 5A, Zo_v1.1, whole genome shotgun sequence contains these coding sequences:
- the LOC121979534 gene encoding G-type lectin S-receptor-like serine/threonine-protein kinase B120, with product MAIGYLSAVVLLTLLVIPDHCHAKDILTAGDSLPDGQTLISAGETFELGFFSPGSSTNRYVGIWYYNFSTRTVLWVANRQDPVRDESGRLVIADDGNLVVLDRNQNVVWSTGLPPLSSNSSSTTTVQLLENGNLMVNDSGGVARWESFENPTDTYLPGMRIGLDLRTNVNQLLRSWKSEDDPAAGNFSMGVDPRRSTQIFIWEGTGPGVPRWRSGRWNGQVFTGIEDMISTYLYGFRLSDFLQEQKMYFYYNANDSLHRYVLKWNGTVEHLIRQDDTGVWSRYWEAPTTECETYNKCGRYGSCSDENTPICSCLRGFVPAVAEEWKRGNWSSGCVRRRALLCESDGSGNQGEDDGFWKIERVKLPDSSDWDNNANDEDGCRTACSRNCSCRAFAYVDGIGCLAWGVDLVDIQIFSSGGNNMYLRLASSELDRTAKVPNFAIALIVLAAILTIGCIFYLLLKYRNKIRAVLLRSRPAATATVPFDLGNDGSNRKQQVTRSFHILDESKDKQCEELPVLSFESIITSTSNFSKANLLGVGGFGPVYKGILPGGQEVAVKRLSRNSGQGHDEFKNEIILIAQLQHRNLVRILGCCIQGEEKILVYEYMPNRSLDVILFDPKRKRLLDWNSRYNIIEGVARGLLYLHRDSRLRIIHRDLKASNILLDSEMSPKISDFGMARIFGTDEKETNTQRVVGTFGYMSPEYAMQGVFSVKSDVYSFGVLLLEIICGMKNSSFMHQESSLNLLGYAWKSWNEDNVMEFVDPTIRDSCSLTQVSKCVNVGLLCVQDRANDRPTMSSVMVMLEGGAAAISQPRRPTFVAEIGGDTESSTDKLIGISSNDSITQLIGR from the exons ATGGCGATTGGCTATCTGTCTGCCGTCGTCCTTCTAACTCTTTTGGTCATTCCAGATCACTGTCACGCCAAGGATATTCTCACCGCCGGCGATTCACTTCCCGACGGGCAGACGTTAATCTCCGCCGGCGAGACGTTCGAGCTGGGCTTTTTCAGCCCCGGCAGCTCCACCAACCGTTACGTAGGAATCTGGTACTACAATTTCTCCACCAGAACCGTCCTCTGGGTCGCCAACCGCCAGGACCCCGTCAGAGATGAATCGGGGAGACTCGTCATTGCTGACGACGGCAACCTCGTCGTCCTCGACAGAAACCAGAACGTCGTATGGTCGACCGGCTTGCCCCCtctctcctccaactcctcttcGACGACGACGGTACAGTTGTTGGAAAATGGCAACCTGATGGTCAACGATTCTGGCGGCGTCGCGCGGTGGGAGAGCTTTGAGAACCCCACCGACACGTACCTGCCCGGCATGAGGATCGGCCTCGACCTGCGAACCAACGTGAACCAGCTGTTGCGGTCGTGGAAGAGCGAGGACGATCCGGCAGCCGGGAACTTCTCGATGGGGGTGGACCCGCGTCGGTCGACGCAGATCTTCATATGGGAGGGCACCGGACCGGGTGTTCCACGGTGGCGGTCCGGGCGGTGGAACGGCCAGGTCTTCACCGGAATCGAAGACATGATTTCCACTTACCTATACGGCTTCCGGCTGAGCGACTTCCTTCAGGAGCAGAAGATGTACTTCTACTACAACGCCAACGACAGTTTACATCGCTACGTGCTGAAATGGAACGGAACCGTGGAGCACTTGATACGGCAAGATGACACCGGCGTGTGGTCCAGGTACTGGGAGGCGCCGACCACGGAGTGCGAGACGTACAACAAGTGCGGCCGCTACGGGAGCTGCTCCGACGAGAACACGCCGATATGCAGTTGCCTCAGAGGCTTCGTGCCGGCGGTAGCGGAGGAATGGAAGAGAGGCAACTGGAGCAGTGGGTGCGTGAGGAGGAGGGCACTGCTATGCGAAAGCGACGGCAGCGGTAACCAAGGAGAGGACGATGGGTTTTGGAAGATTGAGAGGGTAAAGCTGCCGGACTCGTCGGATTGGGACAACAACGCGAATGATGAAGATGGATGCCGCACCGCCTGCTCGAGGAATTGCTCGTGCAGGGCCTTTGCATATGTGGATGGAATAGGATGCCTTGCGTGGGGTGTGGATTTGGTGGACATACAGATTTTCTCCAGTGGCGGTAACAACATGTACCTCCGGCTTGCCTCCTCCGAGCTCG ACAGGACAGCGAAGGTACCGAATTTTGCAATAGCGTTAATTGTTTTAGCTGCCATCTTAACAATCGGATGCATCTTCTATCTTTTGCTCAAATACAGGAACAAAATAAGAG CTGTATTATTAAGGTCTCGTCCAGCAGCCACGGCAACCGTACCATTTGATCTGGGCAATGACGGCAGCAATCGGAAACAACAAGTTACGCGATCTTTTCACATTCTTGACGAATCCAAGGATAAACAATGCGAGGAGCTGCCTGTCTTGAGTTTTGAATCCATCATTACTTCCACTTCCAATTTTTCCAAGGCAAATTTGCTTGGGGTTGGTGGATTTGGCCCTGTTTACAAG GGTATATTACCTGGTGGCCAAGAGGTAGCCGTAAAGAGATTGTCGAGGAATTCAGGGCAAGGCCATGATGAATTCAAGAATGAGATTATTCTTATTGCCCAACTACAACATAGAAACCTCGTCAGGATCTTGGGTTGTTGCATTCAAGGGGAGGAGAAGATACTCGTCTATGAATACATGCCCAATCGAAGCTTGGACGTCATACTTTTTG ATCCCAAAAGGAAGAGATTACTAGACTGGAATTCAAGGTACAACATAATCGAAGGTGTTGCTCGAGGCCTCCTCTATCTGCACAGGGACTCAAGATTACGAATCATACATCGTGATCTAAAGGCTAGCAATATATTGTTGGATAGTGAAATGAGCCCAAAGATTTCGGACTTCGGCATGGCAAGAATTTTCgggacggatgagaaggaaaccaACACACAGCGAGTGGTGGGAACATT TGGCTACATGTCTCCGGAATATGCAATGCAAGGAGTATTTTCTGTTAAATCTGATGTTTATAGTTTCGGTGTACTACTTCTTGAGATTATTTGCGGAATGAAAAATAGCTCTTTTATGCATCAAGAATCTTCTCTAAACCTCTTAGGCTAT GCTTGGAAGTCGTGGAACGAGGATAATGTGATGGAGTTTGTGGATCCAACAATTAGGGATTCCTGCTCACTGACGCAAGTATCAAAGTGTGTAAATGTGGGACTGTTGTGTGTGCAGGATCGAGCAAATGATAGGCCAACAATGTCGTCCGTCATGGTAATGCTCGAGGGTGGAGCAGCAGCTATTTCACAGCCAAGAAGACCCACTTTTGTTGCGGAAATAGGGGGTGACACTGAATCATCCACAGACAAACTCATAGGCATTTCTTCTAATGATTCTATAACTCAACTCATTGGGAGATGA